In Cystobacter fuscus DSM 2262, the following are encoded in one genomic region:
- a CDS encoding RCC1 domain-containing protein has translation MIVIWRWWAVGIGLLWMAGCGAAGEEVLSQGRSAQAVQSGAWRIAADDHTLALRYDGTVWAWGENGNGELGDGTTLSRSTPAQVPGLSGVLAVAAGRNHSLVLRVDGTVWAWGGNSSGQLGNGTTTSSLVPLQVPGLGGVKAIAAVAYSSFALLSDGTVRAWGRNGFGVLGDGTTSDRYTPVPVLNLSQAVSIAAGGDHAFAVLANGTVMGWGYNYFGQVGDGTTISRTAPVPVKNLTGVSAVSVMGSNSSVARKSDGTVWSWGDNWVGQLGVGSAVSTSPTPVQVPGITTAVAIQSGVGHGMALLADGTLKGWGYNLYGQLGDGTTRTRYTPVLVPGLAQVVHLAAGTLHSLAVTADGKVWAWGDNAQGTLGDGTTTQRLAPVTVVGLPQ, from the coding sequence GTGATTGTCATCTGGAGATGGTGGGCGGTAGGGATTGGGCTGCTGTGGATGGCGGGCTGCGGCGCGGCGGGTGAAGAGGTGCTGTCCCAGGGGCGGAGTGCCCAGGCGGTACAGAGCGGAGCATGGCGCATCGCCGCGGACGACCATACCCTGGCGCTGCGCTACGACGGGACCGTCTGGGCCTGGGGAGAGAACGGCAACGGAGAGCTTGGAGATGGCACGACACTTTCCAGGAGCACTCCAGCGCAGGTCCCGGGTCTGAGCGGGGTGTTGGCCGTTGCCGCGGGAAGGAATCACTCCCTGGTGTTGCGTGTCGATGGCACGGTCTGGGCCTGGGGCGGCAACTCCTCGGGACAGCTTGGCAACGGGACGACCACCAGCAGTCTGGTGCCGCTCCAGGTGCCGGGCCTCGGTGGTGTGAAAGCCATTGCGGCGGTGGCGTACTCCTCCTTCGCGCTGCTCTCCGATGGAACGGTGCGCGCCTGGGGCCGCAATGGATTTGGCGTGCTCGGAGACGGGACGACGTCGGATCGCTACACCCCGGTCCCGGTCCTCAATCTCTCCCAGGCCGTGTCCATCGCGGCCGGTGGAGACCACGCCTTCGCGGTGCTCGCCAACGGCACGGTGATGGGGTGGGGCTATAACTACTTTGGCCAGGTGGGAGACGGCACGACCATCAGCCGCACCGCTCCCGTCCCGGTGAAGAACCTCACGGGCGTGAGCGCCGTCTCCGTGATGGGGAGCAACTCCTCCGTGGCGCGGAAGTCCGACGGGACCGTGTGGAGCTGGGGTGACAACTGGGTCGGGCAGCTCGGCGTCGGTTCGGCGGTCAGCACCAGCCCCACTCCCGTCCAGGTCCCCGGTATCACCACGGCCGTGGCCATCCAGTCCGGGGTGGGTCACGGCATGGCACTGCTCGCCGACGGTACGTTGAAGGGCTGGGGCTACAACCTCTATGGCCAGCTTGGCGACGGCACCACGAGAACCCGCTACACGCCCGTCCTGGTGCCAGGGCTTGCCCAGGTCGTGCATCTTGCCGCCGGGACCCTGCACTCCCTGGCGGTGACCGCTGACGGGAAGGTATGGGCCTGGGGCGACAACGCCCAGGGGACACTCGGAGACGGGACAACGACCCAGCGCCTCGCTCCCGTGACAGTCGTTGGGCTGCCACAGTAG
- a CDS encoding MFS transporter: protein MPFVLWLLAVGTFAIGTDAFVIAGVLPELAADLSVSVGTAGQLVTVFSIAYAVFAPISATLTGSLPRRTVLLTALVVFSLGNIISATASSFFIVALGRIVAAAGAASFTPQASGVAAALVPEGRRGSALSIVIGGLTLSTALGVPIGTLVGSRLGWRATLWLVAALGLLSLLGVAARLPTLPPGGAHSLRDRLSPLRSPAVLATLTVTLLAVCSEHLIYTYIGPVLQASSGGGGGALSVLLLVFGVGAMVGNAIAGPATDRFSDRAVLWLSVGGMTLDLALIPWTFTHPVLAGVSMFVWGMTGWMYLVPQQHRLLSLASRQGAFTVSLNSSALYLGIALGGAIGGVLVTVMEPRMLGLPAALVGVSALVVATFADRLVAAEHGQREAGVSADKLAT, encoded by the coding sequence GTGCCGTTCGTATTATGGCTGCTCGCCGTAGGCACCTTCGCCATCGGCACCGACGCTTTCGTCATCGCTGGAGTGCTCCCGGAGCTCGCCGCCGATCTGTCCGTCTCGGTCGGTACCGCCGGACAGCTCGTGACGGTGTTCTCCATCGCCTATGCGGTGTTCGCGCCGATCAGCGCGACGCTCACGGGCTCGTTGCCCCGGCGCACCGTGCTGCTCACCGCACTGGTGGTGTTCTCCCTGGGCAACATCATCTCGGCTACCGCGAGTTCCTTCTTCATCGTGGCCCTGGGCCGGATCGTCGCCGCCGCCGGTGCGGCTTCGTTCACCCCGCAGGCCTCGGGGGTCGCGGCGGCCCTGGTGCCGGAGGGACGCCGTGGCTCGGCGTTGTCCATCGTGATCGGCGGGCTCACCCTGTCCACGGCGCTCGGCGTGCCGATTGGGACCCTGGTGGGCAGCCGGTTGGGCTGGCGCGCCACGCTGTGGCTGGTGGCGGCGCTCGGACTGCTGTCCCTGCTCGGCGTGGCCGCGCGGCTGCCCACGCTGCCTCCAGGGGGTGCGCATTCGCTGCGCGATCGGCTCTCCCCCCTGCGGAGCCCCGCGGTGTTGGCGACCCTCACGGTCACCCTGCTGGCGGTCTGTTCGGAGCACCTCATCTACACCTACATCGGCCCGGTGCTGCAGGCGTCGAGCGGTGGCGGTGGTGGGGCCCTGTCGGTGCTGTTGCTGGTCTTCGGCGTGGGCGCGATGGTCGGCAATGCGATCGCGGGCCCGGCGACCGACCGGTTCTCCGACCGCGCGGTGCTGTGGCTATCCGTGGGCGGGATGACCCTGGACCTCGCGCTGATCCCGTGGACCTTCACTCACCCGGTGCTGGCCGGCGTGTCGATGTTCGTGTGGGGGATGACCGGGTGGATGTACCTGGTCCCGCAGCAACACCGGCTGTTGTCCCTGGCCAGCCGGCAGGGGGCGTTCACGGTCTCGCTGAACTCCTCCGCGCTGTACCTCGGCATCGCGCTGGGTGGAGCGATCGGCGGGGTGCTGGTGACGGTGATGGAGCCCCGGATGCTGGGCCTGCCCGCCGCGTTGGTGGGTGTCAGCGCGTTGGTGGTCGCCACCTTCGCGGATCGCCTGGTGGCCGCCGAGCACGGCCAACGGGAAGCGGGCGTGAGCGCGGACAAGCTCGCGACGTAA
- a CDS encoding TetR/AcrR family transcriptional regulator yields MPAPGTSAKSDERRRTVLEAAVACFSRKGFYGTTTHEIAERAGISQPYVYRLFANKQELFAGAVYFVSELMTSTLTEHVSRTSPPPRSPAQALRAARRAYAALIEDRDVLMFLMHANCAADEPLVGDAVRWCYSKQVELVRELLGSDESAIRQWFGAGMLDNVVTALGLADIDEPWARTLSGS; encoded by the coding sequence ATGCCCGCACCCGGCACCAGCGCGAAGAGCGACGAGCGACGTCGGACCGTGCTCGAGGCGGCTGTCGCCTGCTTCTCGCGCAAGGGGTTCTACGGGACCACGACACACGAGATCGCCGAGCGCGCCGGCATCTCGCAGCCGTACGTGTACCGCCTGTTCGCCAACAAGCAGGAACTCTTCGCGGGCGCCGTCTACTTCGTCTCGGAGCTGATGACGAGCACGCTGACCGAGCACGTCAGCAGGACGTCCCCGCCACCGCGATCGCCGGCGCAGGCGCTGCGGGCGGCACGACGGGCGTACGCCGCGCTCATCGAGGACCGCGACGTGCTGATGTTCCTGATGCACGCCAACTGCGCCGCCGACGAGCCGCTCGTCGGCGACGCCGTGCGCTGGTGCTACTCCAAGCAGGTCGAGCTCGTCCGAGAGCTCCTGGGGTCCGACGAGTCAGCGATCCGTCAGTGGTTCGGTGCCGGCATGCTCGACAACGTCGTCACCGCCCTGGGCCTCGCCGACATCGACGAGCCGTGGGCGCGCACCCTGAGCGGTTCCTGA
- a CDS encoding 3-hydroxyacyl-CoA dehydrogenase — MTVSYSYKLDGAAGPAWAPKVDVSPRAGALPSTAVIAVLGSGSMGQGIAQIAVLAGHPVQWFNRSRERLEAGVDSVRARLTRLAEKGLLTAEQAREAGQRLHPVSELAGLAKAELVIESVAEDLELKQRLFAELEAVLAPGAILSTNTSSLSINRLASKLKHPERFLGLHFFNPAPLMKLVEVVPGMRTEGAVTDRAVATLQAWGKTPVTCRPSPGFIVNRVARPFYTEALRLLDEGNADPAVIDSVLTGSGGFAMGPLALTDLIGQDVNAEVTRQIWNAFGHDARFTPSLTQQALVEAGLLGRKTGRGFFTYEGSSGLRAVSGAEVSSSQRPSRVTLHGSLGPANPVVEVLRNKGVEVESRPLAAHEGGPDGLGFLELPGGVAVTVTDGRTAYLRARALGRPVVVFDLALDYRAVKHLAVAPSHDVQAEQLEQALALIGVFAGRTAVFRDSPGLVVARTVCMLINEATDVVAQGVCSAEAVEIAMRLAVNYPVGLLHWGDSVGAPWVCTVLDHLATILPPTRYRVAPALRAAAITGKKLLA, encoded by the coding sequence ATGACTGTTTCATACTCATACAAGTTGGATGGCGCTGCCGGGCCTGCCTGGGCGCCCAAAGTGGACGTCTCGCCCCGGGCTGGGGCCCTGCCATCCACCGCGGTCATCGCGGTCCTCGGCTCTGGCAGCATGGGGCAGGGGATCGCCCAGATCGCCGTGCTGGCCGGGCACCCGGTCCAGTGGTTCAACCGCTCGCGAGAGCGGCTGGAGGCCGGCGTCGACTCCGTCCGGGCGCGGCTGACGCGGCTGGCGGAGAAGGGGCTCCTCACCGCGGAGCAGGCGCGGGAGGCTGGCCAGCGTCTGCACCCGGTCTCCGAGCTGGCGGGGCTGGCGAAGGCCGAGCTGGTGATCGAATCCGTCGCCGAGGACCTCGAGCTCAAGCAGCGCCTGTTCGCCGAGCTCGAGGCGGTGCTTGCTCCCGGGGCGATCCTGTCCACGAACACCTCGTCGCTGTCCATCAACCGGCTCGCATCGAAGCTGAAGCATCCGGAGCGGTTCCTCGGGTTGCACTTCTTCAACCCGGCGCCGTTGATGAAGCTCGTCGAGGTGGTGCCCGGCATGCGCACCGAGGGAGCGGTCACCGACCGGGCCGTCGCCACCCTCCAGGCCTGGGGCAAGACGCCCGTGACGTGCCGACCGTCCCCCGGCTTCATCGTCAATCGGGTCGCTCGGCCGTTCTATACCGAAGCCTTGCGGTTGCTGGACGAGGGCAATGCCGACCCCGCGGTCATCGACTCGGTGTTGACCGGGAGTGGCGGGTTCGCGATGGGGCCGTTGGCGTTGACCGATCTCATCGGGCAGGACGTCAACGCGGAGGTGACGCGGCAGATCTGGAACGCGTTCGGCCATGACGCCCGGTTCACGCCTTCGCTGACCCAGCAGGCCCTGGTCGAGGCAGGGTTGCTGGGGCGCAAGACGGGCCGGGGCTTCTTCACCTACGAGGGGAGCAGTGGTCTGCGGGCGGTCTCGGGCGCAGAGGTGTCCTCGTCCCAGCGGCCGTCGCGGGTGACGCTGCACGGGAGCCTCGGCCCCGCCAACCCGGTGGTCGAGGTGTTGCGGAACAAGGGAGTCGAGGTCGAGTCCCGGCCGTTGGCGGCACACGAAGGCGGGCCGGACGGCCTTGGGTTCCTCGAACTTCCAGGGGGCGTCGCGGTGACCGTGACGGATGGGCGGACGGCCTATCTGCGTGCCCGGGCGCTCGGCCGGCCGGTCGTGGTGTTCGATCTGGCGCTCGACTACCGCGCGGTGAAACACCTGGCGGTGGCTCCGAGCCATGACGTCCAGGCCGAGCAGCTCGAGCAGGCACTCGCCTTGATCGGTGTGTTCGCTGGCCGGACGGCGGTCTTCAGGGATTCGCCAGGTCTGGTGGTGGCACGCACGGTGTGCATGCTCATCAACGAGGCGACCGACGTGGTCGCACAGGGCGTGTGTAGTGCCGAGGCGGTGGAGATCGCGATGCGCCTCGCCGTCAACTACCCGGTAGGTCTGTTGCACTGGGGCGACTCCGTTGGTGCCCCCTGGGTGTGCACCGTGCTCGATCACCTCGCCACGATCCTCCCTCCCACCCGATACCGGGTGGCCCCGGCCCTGCGGGCCGCCGCCATCACCGGAAAGAAATTGCTCGCCTGA
- a CDS encoding nuclear transport factor 2 family protein, giving the protein MPKHVQGREALRAHMSRFPETFDVEFVGLVFHETTDPNRAVAEFRSVGRAVPTGKPYEQTCISVVHTDDEGRITRYVDYWNPLVAMEALTPDGDATGTGVAASFGG; this is encoded by the coding sequence ATGCCGAAGCATGTCCAGGGTCGCGAGGCGCTGCGAGCGCACATGAGCCGCTTCCCCGAGACCTTCGACGTGGAGTTCGTCGGACTCGTCTTCCACGAGACGACCGACCCGAACCGGGCCGTCGCCGAGTTCCGGTCGGTCGGGCGGGCGGTTCCCACCGGCAAGCCGTACGAGCAGACCTGCATCTCGGTGGTCCACACCGACGACGAGGGGCGGATCACCCGCTACGTCGACTACTGGAACCCGCTGGTCGCCATGGAGGCGCTCACGCCCGACGGCGACGCCACGGGGACGGGCGTGGCCGCGAGCTTCGGCGGCTGA
- the hemA gene encoding 5-aminolevulinate synthase, giving the protein MTVLKQLASEIDTVKAQGRYRTYLNLERRVDLSPTALVHEANGTREISVWCSNDYLGMSQHPVVVSSVVEAVQRVGLGTGGARSISGTSIYHQQLEAELASLYRKPRALLFSTGFTANDATITTLGRKIPGLVIFSDELNHASIIHGVRNSGADKRIFRHNDVAHLRQLLSEVGADRPKLIAFESLYSMEGDFAPVAEIVKLANEFGAMTYLDEIHSAGIYGREGSGYAEHLGLRDQITIFQGGFGKGYGGAGGYIVGPEEIVDTVRSFAVQFVFSTSAPAPVVAGALASVRHLRHDATQRELLMARSGQLKAALAASGIPLVSSDSHILPVLVGNAHQCKAVSARLLEGHGFYVQPVNAPTVPEGTERLRVTPTSRHTEQETTKFAKALDQVWSELNLPRRS; this is encoded by the coding sequence ATGACCGTCCTCAAGCAACTGGCCTCCGAGATCGACACCGTGAAGGCGCAGGGGCGCTACCGCACCTACCTGAACCTGGAGCGCCGCGTGGACCTGAGCCCCACCGCGCTGGTTCACGAGGCCAACGGGACCCGGGAGATCTCCGTCTGGTGCTCCAATGACTATCTGGGGATGAGCCAGCATCCGGTCGTGGTCTCCTCGGTCGTCGAGGCCGTCCAGCGGGTCGGCCTCGGGACGGGTGGCGCCCGCAGCATCTCCGGCACGAGCATCTATCACCAGCAGCTGGAGGCCGAGCTGGCCTCGCTGTACCGCAAGCCGCGGGCGCTGTTGTTCAGCACCGGCTTCACCGCCAACGACGCCACCATCACCACGCTCGGCCGGAAGATCCCCGGGCTCGTGATCTTCTCCGACGAGCTGAATCACGCGTCGATCATTCACGGTGTCCGCAACAGCGGGGCCGACAAGCGCATCTTCCGGCACAACGATGTCGCGCACCTGCGGCAGTTGCTCAGCGAGGTGGGAGCCGACCGTCCCAAGCTGATCGCCTTCGAGTCGCTGTACTCGATGGAGGGCGACTTCGCCCCGGTGGCGGAGATCGTGAAGCTGGCCAACGAGTTCGGCGCCATGACCTACCTGGATGAGATCCACTCGGCGGGCATCTATGGCCGGGAGGGCTCCGGCTACGCCGAGCACCTGGGGCTGCGCGATCAGATCACCATCTTCCAGGGAGGGTTCGGCAAGGGCTACGGCGGCGCCGGCGGTTACATCGTCGGTCCCGAGGAGATCGTGGACACCGTGCGCTCCTTCGCCGTGCAGTTCGTGTTCAGCACGTCCGCGCCCGCTCCGGTGGTGGCCGGTGCGCTGGCGAGCGTGCGGCACCTGCGTCACGATGCCACCCAGCGCGAGCTGCTCATGGCGCGCAGCGGGCAGCTCAAGGCGGCGTTGGCCGCCAGCGGCATCCCGCTCGTGTCGAGCGACAGCCACATCCTGCCGGTGCTGGTCGGCAATGCGCACCAGTGCAAGGCGGTCAGCGCGCGGCTGCTGGAGGGGCATGGGTTCTACGTGCAGCCGGTGAATGCTCCGACGGTGCCGGAAGGGACCGAGCGGCTCCGGGTGACGCCGACGTCGCGCCACACCGAGCAGGAGACCACGAAGTTCGCCAAGGCCCTGGACCAGGTCTGGTCCGAGCTCAACCTGCCGAGGCGTTCGTGA
- a CDS encoding beta-ketoacyl-[acyl-carrier-protein] synthase family protein, which yields MAITGIGPILPGTFSVESFWAHLRQGRSQIGLLDRFDTTDFAVKLAAQVRDFDYKKFLPKLPEKFAARYSREILIVMAALEQARRDAGLAQDDVSPSRMGFVTSNSRGPMEWWCNKLEAHFEGEGSFVGHDMIPGLPGTPTSMAAMYSGIQGLVMNLSSACVGGYQALHVALRELESDTADVMFVGGYEFPLFRPMLEIYGANNLLTRETVASEAMKPYDSRRDGFAFGEGAMVLSLERLDRAVARGARIYALVDGVGCMNENNHPTSMDLTGEVTANFLRGVLRTVGRSLDGIDYFCGHGTATRYNDMAEGRAIKALYGDTTLRSQWAPMTSVKPIFGHMMGASGVVNIAASALMIHNQCLCPNINLEQPDPDCDWDHVAEGARETSVNQVLSMAFAIGSQTSAVAMSAPA from the coding sequence GTGGCCATCACTGGCATCGGTCCCATCCTGCCGGGCACCTTCTCCGTCGAGAGCTTCTGGGCTCATCTCCGGCAGGGACGCTCGCAGATCGGCTTGTTGGATCGATTCGACACCACTGATTTCGCGGTCAAGCTGGCGGCACAGGTCCGGGACTTCGACTACAAGAAATTCCTTCCCAAGCTCCCCGAGAAGTTCGCGGCCAGGTACAGCCGGGAGATCCTCATCGTCATGGCGGCGCTCGAGCAGGCCCGCCGCGATGCGGGCCTGGCCCAGGACGACGTGTCCCCGAGCCGCATGGGGTTCGTGACGTCCAACTCGCGCGGTCCCATGGAGTGGTGGTGCAACAAGCTCGAGGCCCACTTCGAGGGTGAGGGCTCGTTCGTTGGTCACGACATGATCCCGGGGCTGCCGGGGACGCCGACGTCCATGGCCGCCATGTACAGTGGCATCCAGGGGCTCGTGATGAACCTGAGCAGCGCCTGCGTGGGCGGCTACCAGGCGCTCCACGTCGCGCTCCGTGAGCTCGAGAGCGACACCGCCGATGTGATGTTCGTCGGCGGCTACGAGTTCCCGCTCTTCCGGCCGATGCTGGAGATCTACGGCGCCAACAACCTCCTCACCCGGGAGACGGTGGCTTCGGAGGCGATGAAGCCGTATGACTCGCGGCGGGACGGTTTCGCCTTCGGCGAGGGCGCGATGGTGCTGTCGCTGGAGCGTCTGGACCGGGCGGTGGCCCGCGGCGCCCGCATCTACGCCCTGGTGGATGGGGTGGGTTGCATGAACGAGAACAACCATCCCACCAGCATGGATCTGACCGGAGAGGTGACCGCGAACTTCCTGCGCGGGGTGCTGCGGACGGTGGGCCGTTCGCTCGACGGCATCGACTACTTCTGTGGTCACGGCACGGCGACGCGGTACAACGACATGGCGGAAGGCCGGGCCATCAAGGCGCTCTATGGCGACACCACCCTGCGCAGCCAGTGGGCGCCCATGACCTCGGTCAAGCCCATCTTCGGCCATATGATGGGGGCTTCCGGGGTGGTCAACATCGCGGCCAGTGCGCTGATGATTCACAACCAGTGCCTGTGCCCGAACATCAACCTGGAGCAGCCGGATCCCGACTGCGATTGGGATCACGTGGCCGAGGGGGCTCGGGAGACGTCGGTCAATCAGGTGCTCTCCATGGCATTCGCGATCGGCAGCCAGACGTCCGCCGTCGCCATGAGCGCGCCAGCGTAG